The region aggaagccgattctagatttaattttggattggagatgcttaatatgagtctggaaggagagtttacagtctagccagacacctaagtatttgtagttgtccacatattctaagtcatatccgtccagagtagtgatgctagtcgggcgggcgggtgcgggcagcgatcggttgaagagcatgcatttagttttactatcatttaagagcagttggaggccacggaaggagtgttgaatggcattgaagttaatttggaggtttgttaacacagcgttcaaaagaagggccagatgtatacagaatggtgtcatctgcgcaGAGGTGAATCAAGGAATCAGCCAcaacaagagcgacatcgttgatatattcagagaaaagagtcggcccgagaattgaaccctgtggtacccccatagagactgccagaggtccgaacaacaggccctccgatttgacatactgaactctatctgagaaggagttggtgaaccaggcgaggcagtcatttgagaaaccaaggctgttgagtctgccgataagaatacggtgattgacagagttgatagccttggcaaggtcgatgaagatagctgcacagtactgtcttttatcgatggcggttatgatatcgtttagtaccttgagcgtggctgaggtgcacccgtggccagctcggaaaccggattgcacagcggagaaggtacggtgggtttcgaaatggtcagtgatctgtttgttaacttggctttcgaagactttgggaaggcagggcaggatgtatataggtctgtaacagtttgggtctagagtgtcaaccCCTTTGAAGacggggatgaccgcggcagctttccaatctttaggaatcttggacaatatgaaagagaggttgaacagactagtaataggggttgcaacaatggtggcAGATCATTTTATAAAGAGAGGATGcaaattgtctagcccagctgatttgtacgggtccaggttttgcagctctttcagaacatcagctatctggatttgggtgaaagagaagctggggaggcttgggcaagtagctgcgggagatgcggagctgttggccggggctggggtagccaggaggaaagcatggccagccatagagaaacgCTTATTGAAAATCTCgatatcgtggatttatcagtggtgacagtgtttcctagcctcagtgcagtaggcagctgggaggaggtgctcttattctccatggactttacagtgtcccagaacgtttaggagttagagctacaggatgagaaattctgtttgaaaagctagcctttgctttcctaactgactgtgtgtattggttcctgacttccctgaaaagttgcatatcacggggactattcgatgctagtgcagtacgccacaggatatttttgtcatgtcgagggcagtcaggtctggagtgaaccaagggctatatctgttcttagttctagaTTTTTGAAAgcggcatgcttatttaagatggtgaggaaattacttttaaagaacaactaggcatcttctactgacggcatgaggtcaatatccttccaggttacccgtgccaggtcgattagaaaggcctgttcgcagaattgttttagggagcgtttgacagtgatgaggggtggtcgtttgaccgcggacccatatcggatgaggcaatgaggcagtgattgctgagatcctgattgaaaaccagcagaggtgtatttggagggcaagatggtcaggataatatctatgagggtgcccatgtttacggatttagggttgtacctggtgggttccttgataatttgtatgagattgagggcatctagcttagattgtaggatttgtttagcacttttgaaatgtacagcgacagaattcagagcatgggccattcttacagtgttctccctgtacaccaagtcagaactgtttgataaataaaggggcatataaacagacaataaaAGCTCTTACAAAGTGTTATGATTACGtctctctaaaacaggttataggctacatgtgcactaccaagtcagaacagtaggtgaaattaagaggggtaaatagaccaaattattagggttaggcacatgggctactaacagcttactacacaaaatacacttagtattactttcttagttacagtatacatatctccctggcatattacatcctttatgtagcagcatacaatacatttttggactcacattgtgctgtactcacttgaacaggaaggtggcacggcggtccttcgtgtgcaaatgttgtcatcaaagtctgggattctttggatttatggtgctttcatgacaactgggaactctggaaaaaaaacaaggttgaatcatgatgacgccattgatcttcaggttgtaGAAAGAAGCTCaagttcccgacttacaattccgagttggatgaccattcaaaacgtatttcccaaacggagcttgttttttccggaattcccagttgtcttgaactcactgaagtcaagttccgagttaacagttgttttgagcacggcacaaaacatgcttcattgacagcatggccaacgttgaatgtttatcattttaaacttggaaaagagcccttTAATCCCAGATTCGGgatcacacagccactccactaaatagcaggctagtgattgctttgcaatgattGCAGTTAGCctttcaaaccactcattgttgaatttgcgatttccaacctgttgtgtaatgtatatgtccaatggccgatgaccgatacgttttatttataatttctcttcattatttctcttcatatgacaaggattaaaaaggattttccagtagattgtcgacttgattcatgatgatgactgctagctaagattttgaaagtatgatgttgaaatttccaccggtctaatttccattgcttgtgtttcttgtgttttaccaagaaggagagtgatggagtgctgcatcagatgacctggcctccacaatcccccgacctcaaccaaactgagatggtttgggatgagttggaccgcagagtgaaagaaaagcagccaacaagtgctcagtatatgtgggaaccttttcaagactgttgcaaaagcattccagttgaagctggttgatagaatgccaagagtgtgcaaagctgtcatcaaggcaagtgggtatttgaagaatctcaaatataaaatatattttgatttgtttaaccattttttttggttactccatgattccatatgtgttaattcatagttttgatgtcttcactattaatctacattgtagaaaatagtaaaaataaagaaaaacctttgaatgagtaggtgctcttaaacttttgaacggtagtgtatatatatatatcattcatCACCCTCTGCTGGTGATCAGGAACTGGATTCACGGCTATAGATCGAGTATAGATCGACTCCTATAAGTATAGACTAGAACGCCATGAGGGCAGAACCGTAGCTACATATGATGGCGTTCTAGTCTATACTTATAGGAGTCGATCTATACTCGATCTATCAGGAGCTGGTGATCACCAGCAGAGGGTGATGAATGACTGGTAAAAACACAAATCAGACTCACTGCAAAAcgttaacatactgtatattcatattTCCCGAGATGTGGTACATCTGGTAGATAGAGGTGACTTTACTTTCTCTCATAACAAAATAACATAATTTAGCCTAGCAAGAGCACAATGTAGCAGTTACAAGTTAGGACTAATATTTCTCCTTGTTTGTCCAGTTAAATCATAGTGTTCTGAGAACAGCCCTGGCATTGTGCAGCCTAGCTCCCTTTGTCCCAGCAGCAGGCTGCATCCCCACGAGGTACAGTATATGCCCCCCCCAGCCCAAACTCATCCAGAcatctgcatacacacacaatccgCAAGCATGGTTGAGGAGAGGCCATGAGAAGCTCTAGGCATTGCTTCAACCAGCAGAAATTCACCCCAGATCAAtccccatagagatcctattcatTCTATGTCAGTCCCGTTGTGTGTAGACCTATATCCCAACCAGCTGTCACATGACACCTGAGGGCATGCTTCAATTGTCCGTCCAATGATAAAATGTTTTCCATGTGGATGTGgggatactgtactgtatactgttgTAGTTATGTATGTAGCCTATACTGTGGAGTTTATCTCCAGGAAAGTAATGCTAAAGGGTAGTTAGGTTACCACAGAAAGAACAATATAGGCTAGCTACTAGGAATATAAATTACAGCAATAGGCCATTGTCATCCCAAATATAATCCTGCATGGAGCTATAGGATCAGGCCATGTAGCATAATAGTGCTGGGAGCACTGCAGGTTGCACAGAGGCAAAGGTTTAATTAAAGTGACATCACCACACCGCGGTTAACGCTTGGTCCTGATCACAGGGTTCTGCCTGAGTAGAAAACTGCTGACTGGAAAACAGAAGGCCTTTTGACGGTAATCGTTTCACACATTTCACATAGGCCTGCACAGCAACGTTTAAAAAAAWAATAATATAATGGCAGAGAAAAAAATTAACGGGAAGGGGTGGGGCCGTATATTTTCCACATCATCCCATGTTTGATCCAACCAGTGAGTCGTAGCAATTTAAAGTCAAGGTTAGCCATCACCACCAATTTATCCACTTCCCCCCGCCACTGGCCCCCTCCCATACTCCCCGACTTCGCTCTTTCCCCGCCCGCTCTATGGCAGGGTGCCGACGCTGCCACTTCTCCGGCCTCGGCGCTGATTTATCAGCAATGCTCCCTCCAAGGCGCTCTATATGGACGGCCACTTGTTTATCTCAGATCACGCAGAAAATGAGGAATGAAGCCGTGACCCTGGAAGGGTGGCCAGTCAGTCACCACTtccacttttttatttaacctttatttaactaggcaagtagttaagaacaaattcttatttacaatgacggcctaccctgacTAAACCCTAACACagatgacgctgggacaattgtgcgcctccctatgggacacccaatcacggccagttgtgatacagcctggactcgaaccagggtctgtagtgacacctgtagcactgagatgcagtgccttagaccgctgtgccactctggagccccCTCGGGTCACTTCTTCTCCAGGAAtgcaaaaaacacaaataaaactcACTCAGACAAAAGTAACGCCGACAGGTACAGTTTCTTGATACATTAAAAGTGTGATTGCAAATGTTCATGGAGTGTGAATATGTGCTAATCTCCAGTAAACCGACTGATGAACAGTGCCATAATTAAGCCTGCATATGAGGACAACGAGGGCCGGACCTCAGTAATtgtggggtctcaacttactgttgagggTTAGAAGAGTAGaaaacacaaggtgcaatttcgaaacttggttgtgcatcagcagttttcctcttgtcatatgtcgctcactgacagtcactcaattagcccatgtcagtaaAACAATAATTTGATGGGTAaatagttagtctagccagctatctaaacttgtagtagcCAAATCATGGCCGAATTACCAACAGAGCACACGGGGCATGTGCCCAGGGGACCTGACCTCCAGGGGTCCCtcatttgattttgttagtcactctcactcagatatcatattaacatggcaaaatgtgtagaattgcaggacatctgtattttaaactgcaaaaatctctccccaccccatggcaaatgtgtagaattgcaggaaattcccTGTAAAACTTCCCAAAAAATTCTGCAAACTAATTTGTTTACTTTTtgataataaaatacattttctgctAACAGATCCCTCTGTACGCATTAAATTATAGTTTTCAATCCTGGTGCCGAGTTAATGTGAGTTCATGTGTAGCCGCTAATTGTACAGCTAATAGGTTGAGTTTGtagattgactgaggtgaatgaagctacagtaACCAATGtgataatgcattttttttagaGTTGTATAGAAGTGCAGTAAATGGGCTTCAACTTCCTTAACATTTATTAGATGGACCTCAAtaaaactcagaccctggttacggccctgCTGATGAAGGATTTCGTGATAGGCTACACTCAAATATTGAGGAAGAAAACGTCCAATTTAGACTACTATATCTAAAAGCCTAAGGTAGCAAAATATTAACTAACCCCAGCATGTGACCACAAGGTCATCATTATTTTCACATGACCTATTTCCCCCCTCCAAAATATTCCTCACCACAGATATAGCCACCGAAGTCTGCTATTCCTCTCCAACCAGGCTCAGACTCCCGCCCCACTTTATAAAGAACACAGAAGGGGTACAGAATCTGAACAATGGGCATATGATTTATTGGGCAAAATGTATTCACGGTGTTATTACAAGATGGTCATCGGCCAGCCTCCGAGATACAGTAGGATCCTTAATAGTAAAGCATTGTCTGAGGAggagacaaaaaaaacatgttttgtgtgTTACAAATCATGTGTAACTTTGTTGTGCGRTACACAGATCTGAGAACAGTGGGTGAGCATGTTATAGGTCAGAGGTGAGAGGGAGCTGTATTGTTACATGACTTACATTGCTGAGCCAGTCAGTAAAGGCTGAGATGCGGGTGAAGACGGTTGGTTTCTTCACCTCGTTGCAGACACGAGAGGACACAAAGCTGGTCACGCCCTGGACGTACCACTTACCATCGGCACCCTTACAGTTCAGAGGACCTCCAGAGTCTCCCTGTAGACAGAGATAagggcatgggggggggggggggggggggagggggggggaggggaagagagggagggggataagGCGAGAGACAGAAAGTGTTTTACAAACGTTGGTTATTATGTCATACAGGTTATGGTGAAAGTAATATTACTGTATTATCATAAGAATATGATCTCAAGATGTTTTGTTGCCTCACTCACGTTGCATCCTGACACTTCACCCCCTCCAGCACAGATCATGGTGTCCTTCACCACCATTCCCCACCAGTCACTCTGCCTACACACACTGTTCCCCACCACGGGCAGCAGGGCCTGCTGCAGCTTATCAGGCATGGGACCATGGGCTAGAACGGGACAGGGAGGGTACAGTTAGACACTATACACTGGAACATAAACACAGGcctcagatgtaggatcttaacttgatcactcttttgttgctgagaattttcctgcacggcaGAAAatccaaacttgtagtgtattcgaggtttaaacaggcttctaaagtttgtaaattccactttaaaatgtcagccttgatttgccctaatgaaaaatgtatcaacccctacaaaaWTTTTTCCAatcattataattcacataataattcacatttcctgttgctgcaagattattttcctgctgtagcaaactggcccAAATTATGATCCTACGTATATCTGTATACagttatgtatgtattatgtctATGTATCATATTCACTAACATGCTTATATTGTATATGTCCACACCCCATatatcttaaagggatagtgtgaGATTTTGGCAACTAAACGCTTTTTCTACTTACTCAGTCAGACGAATTCATGGAtatctctgcgtgcagtttgaaggaagttgtaggtagtttcgtgagccattgctaactagcgtcaTGCTGTATGATGAGATATAAAAACGGTATCCATAAATTCATCTGaatctgggtaagtagaaaaggGGCTTGATCGCAAAGTTCTTGCACTATCCTTTTAAAACTGTTGTGTGGCTTAACATAAACAGGCAAATATAGCCTTAAATTAAACTTCACATGCCACAAGCCCACAGTATCCACACAGCCAAACATATAAAAAAAGACATTTACCAGacccttttatccaaagcaacttacactAGTGCATTCATATATTTTTCATATGGGTGATCCCAGCAGCAATCAAACCCACGATCCTGGAGTTGCAAGCACAATGCTCTACCACacaggactctctctctctcgctctcgctctcgctctctctctcatcatatgTAACACAGAGCAGAATGGTGTATGTGATATCTTACTGTAGAGGTTTCCCCAGCCAGAGATGAAGCATGCGTCTCCATCAGCAGGGATCTCTCCTGCCTCAGGAAGGCAAGCCAGACCAACGTTCTCATTCATGATGGGAGCCTTGTCCAGTTTCAGCAGGGCAAGATCATTTCTGTGAGAAAACAAAACAAGTTGTTGTAGTCATCCACATTCATGCTAGTTTGCATATTATGGTTACAGTTGCGATATCCTATGTTGTTCTTGAAGACATAATGTTGCTATTGGTGTTTGTGGTAATAGTGGCATTCGTTTTAGTCGTGGTAGTGATGGTAATACTAATAGCTAACTGTTGCTGTGTCGTCAGCATGGTTTTGGTCTATCAGATGGATACTCACCCGGCGGCGACCATGTTGATGTCCCAGTTGGGATGAACCAGGATACGCAGCACGTCTCTGAtctgctcagttccctcctgtacacTCTGGTCATGCTCTCCCATCACCACACGGTACACATCTCCAGGCCTGCATGGGGAGGACACGCCAAACATCACAGAGAAACATTAAGTTCTCTTTAATGACATCTATACTTTCCCAATATTCTGCTTCACATTCGTGACCTCAATGGCCTCTTTTTACTCACATTCTCTAGTAATACCTCACTCTTCCATTCTCTGGGCCCATACTGGCACTCACCATACGCAGTGTCCAGCAGTCAGGACCCAGCGAGAGCCAATCAGAGTGCCCCCACAGGTGTGATGCCAGCGGCTGCCATGCTTCACCTGCATTGAAATCTAAGGATACAGATGCACAGACAGTAAAACAGTTCAAGACAAACATGATGAATGTATGGTTCAATGGACATATACAGGGAAGTAATTCACTGTTTTCACCTGCCATGGCCAGCTATGGGCGCGGGCATCCTCTCCATTCACAATCCTGTTGGTGTTGGGTTCAAAGGTGGGAGTACCACAGCCATATGCTGAGAAACATGCAGTCCACGGTTAGCAGCATGATATACTTGCACACAGATGtttttgtgacaaatgtttttgtgaCTTTTATCCTACAGTGAAACAAACGTAAATGGACATAAATGGCCATGTCAGAAGTGATGATGATATGGTTGTGTTAGCATTATGCTGTCCTTAGTGCTCAGAGGCAAGTGTGTTACTCACCGTAGGCTGCCAGCAGCAGCAGGAATACCAGTCTCTCCAGCATGGTGGCAGTCTGTCAGTAATGTGGAGCTCTGACCCACAGCAGTGAGCTCTTATAGTCCTGTCTGTTTGTCACTGCCAGGCTCAGCCCAAGACACTGTGACCAGCCCGGGCTGTCTGTGGAGCACTTATCGTGTCATGTTGCCAATATTAGCTGGGAAGAACCTCCTGTTCCCCAGATGCTCACCTGGCACtaacctgtactgtactgtaccggaGTTACAAACGGAAAATGCTGACAGGGCAAAGGAGAATGGAAAAAGGGATTTAGGGGGACAGATCATAGCAGAGAGAGGTTAATGTGAGGGGGACAAACTCTTGTCAAAAGGTTTACACAGTTTACCAGAGGTTGGACACTGTAACCGGCATATACTGTAGATACCGAGTACTTTACTGTAATTGACCAAGTACAATACAAGAGAAACAATCGTGTAACAACCTTATCGTTctttaataaaaaaaagtggAATATGTCTAAGTCGGGGCCGCGCTCCCGGTGAATCTGGAGCCACCGCTTTACACCTCTCCCAGACAGTATCTTTTCCTCCTTAGGGGAATTAGCAGTGTTCTCTAGAGGGGACAGCACACATCCATACATTTCCCCTTTAAAAGAAGCACAGCGAATCCATATTGGCCTGAACAGCTAAAAGGTTCTGTTTGTTTTCTCGCTGCGTTATAATAATTCTCCAAGGCAGATATGTTGTACACTGATTTATGGAGCAGACATATGATATAAGAAAGGTGTATTTTCTAATGTACATGTTCTGTTAATGTTC is a window of Salvelinus sp. IW2-2015 linkage group LG13, ASM291031v2, whole genome shotgun sequence DNA encoding:
- the LOC111971902 gene encoding proproteinase E yields the protein MLERLVFLLLLAAYAYGCGTPTFEPNTNRIVNGEDARAHSWPWQISMQVKHGSRWHHTCGGTLIGSRWVLTAGHCVWPGDVYRVVMGEHDQSVQEGTEQIRDVLRILVHPNWDINMVAAGNDLALLKLDKAPIMNENVGLACLPEAGEIPADGDACFISGWGNLYTHGPMPDKLQQALLPVVGNSVCRQSDWWGMVVKDTMICAGGGEVSGCNGDSGGPLNCKGADGKWYVQGVTSFVSSRVCNEVKKPTVFTRISAFTDWLSNTMLYY